The bacterium genome has a window encoding:
- the typA gene encoding translational GTPase TypA, whose amino-acid sequence MKRENIRNIAIIAHVDHGKTTLVDAMLKQMHADRHIEDMGELIMDSMDQERERGITIKAKNASIMYGDIKINIIDTPGHADFGGEVERTLRMADGVLLLVDAKEGPMPQTRFVLKKALELGLKAIVVINKIDKPDARPTFAVNKTFDLFVELGASHEQLDFQIVYAIGIQGTATLDEHVPGKDLTPLFDTVVKYIPAPEVNLEGPLQMLVLALAYDDYKGKMAIGKIKSGKINENETVARIMHDGKVVKAKVTALLAFEGLKKVNVPDALAGDIVSIAGFDEVQIGETIASAETPVALPPIKVEEPTVKMTFGVNTSPFAGREGKYITSRNLRERLFKELETNVALRVEETAAPDQFLVSGRGELHLAVVIESMRREGYELQVSQPEVIVKEIEGKKMEPFERLVVEIPGDYQGVVIEEVGKRGGELKNVMNGEHEVELEYIIPTRGLIGIKSLLMTRTKGLIIMHSIFEAYKPMLGEMQRRLLGSIVSTDTGIVRAYAVENAQDRGTLFVGPGDEVYEGQVVGQNSREFDMELNPCKEKELSNMRSRGAGKLIPLTPPHRMSLEAGLEYISRDELVEATPKSIRLRKSVLKLINRQKVRRSSDN is encoded by the coding sequence ATGAAACGCGAAAACATCCGAAACATCGCCATCATCGCCCACGTTGACCACGGCAAAACCACGCTCGTGGACGCGATGCTCAAACAAATGCACGCCGACCGCCACATTGAAGACATGGGCGAGCTTATTATGGATTCCATGGATCAGGAGCGCGAGCGCGGCATTACCATCAAAGCCAAGAATGCGAGCATCATGTATGGCGACATCAAAATCAACATTATTGATACGCCGGGCCACGCGGACTTCGGCGGCGAGGTGGAGCGCACGCTTCGCATGGCGGACGGTGTATTACTGCTCGTTGACGCGAAAGAAGGTCCGATGCCGCAGACGCGGTTTGTGTTAAAGAAAGCATTGGAGTTGGGGCTCAAAGCAATCGTGGTCATCAATAAAATTGATAAGCCCGATGCGCGGCCGACATTCGCGGTGAATAAGACATTTGATTTATTTGTGGAGCTGGGAGCCAGTCACGAACAGTTGGATTTCCAGATAGTCTACGCCATCGGCATTCAGGGCACAGCGACGCTGGATGAGCATGTGCCGGGCAAGGACTTAACGCCGCTGTTTGACACGGTGGTAAAATATATTCCCGCCCCCGAAGTGAATCTTGAGGGGCCATTGCAAATGCTCGTGCTCGCGCTTGCCTATGACGATTACAAAGGTAAAATGGCAATCGGGAAAATAAAATCAGGGAAAATAAACGAAAATGAAACCGTGGCGCGTATTATGCACGATGGGAAGGTGGTAAAAGCAAAAGTGACGGCGCTTTTGGCATTTGAGGGGTTGAAAAAAGTAAATGTGCCCGATGCCTTGGCGGGGGACATTGTTTCCATCGCCGGTTTTGATGAGGTGCAAATCGGGGAAACCATCGCGTCCGCGGAAACTCCGGTTGCCTTGCCGCCGATTAAAGTGGAAGAGCCGACGGTGAAAATGACTTTTGGCGTCAACACCTCTCCATTTGCCGGCAGAGAAGGAAAGTATATCACTTCGCGTAATTTGCGCGAGCGGTTGTTTAAAGAATTGGAAACCAATGTCGCCTTGCGCGTGGAAGAAACCGCGGCGCCTGATCAGTTTTTAGTTTCCGGTCGCGGAGAGTTGCATTTGGCCGTGGTTATTGAATCCATGCGCCGTGAAGGGTATGAGTTGCAGGTGTCTCAGCCGGAGGTAATTGTTAAGGAAATTGAAGGCAAGAAGATGGAGCCGTTTGAACGGCTGGTGGTGGAAATTCCCGGCGACTATCAGGGAGTAGTGATCGAAGAAGTAGGGAAGCGCGGCGGAGAATTGAAAAACGTCATGAATGGCGAACACGAGGTGGAGCTGGAATACATCATCCCGACACGCGGACTCATCGGGATTAAATCACTGCTTATGACGCGGACGAAAGGCCTCATTATTATGCACAGCATTTTTGAGGCGTATAAACCGATGCTCGGCGAAATGCAGCGCCGGTTGCTCGGCTCCATTGTTTCAACCGATACGGGAATCGTGCGCGCGTACGCGGTGGAAAACGCGCAGGACCGCGGTACCTTGTTTGTCGGTCCGGGCGATGAGGTATACGAAGGACAGGTTGTTGGACAGAACTCCCGCGAGTTTGATATGGAACTGAATCCTTGCAAAGAAAAAGAACTTTCTAACATGCGTTCGCGCGGAGCGGGGAAATTGATTCCGCTGACTCCGCCGCACCGTATGTCGCTTGAAGCGGGGCTTGAATACATCAGTCGCGATGAGCTTGTTGAGGCAACGCCGAAAAGTATCCGATTGCGGAAGAGCGTACTCAAGTTGATCAATAGGCAAAAAGTGCGCCGATCATCGGACAACTAG
- a CDS encoding Ig-like domain-containing protein, whose amino-acid sequence MNIKNIRNLFTTVALASSFVAGFVGIAGAQVASPVITEVATGCQHSLALTSGGTVFGWGRNDYGQVGDNTIVNRSTPTPISGLNGVIGIGAGCYHSVAVKSDGTVWEWGSMNGKRIPTQIPGITGVTAVAGGGGGGTAGGGYDYSIALKNDGTVWAWGSNIYGKLGDGTTLNRETPGQVLNLTGITKISAVALAEHSLALKNDGTVWAWGRNNRGEIGNGTGGTGQFQATPVQVSNITGVVDISSGFAHSSAVTGDGLVWQWGWNRRGEYGNGTGSDSNIPLQTPPGFNTGSRIAGGVAHTLILENDSDVWGSGENVSGQLGNGTFVNTLTPVQTVISGVAAIATGGNQFCGAACSWFGHSLAIKSDTTVWGWGYNANGQVGDGTLTNRNVPVQIFFVPLVDVTPPTAPTNVAASALSSAQINVTWGPSTDNVGVAQYLLYRCAGASCAPVTQIAAPTGTSYFDVGLTGSTVYGYKVVAVDASGNHSADSAVVYATTFAPPDLTAPTVTSAASPASGTTADSFTFSATATDNVGVHMITIFVDGIAVQQCLAASCVYSTTFGAGTHTYYVEATDAAGNIGRDPMTGTGNVNVFAPGEDDGDGILEGDDECSGTVEDAIAPEEGRFMWSGGTHFKTKDPKSKQVVDSAYTMTDTRGCSATQILSRKPGNNSGELRNGATKGTMDNFIRQRRPSATRTGGIPIAYAASESDGWFGTSLWSTIKEFFGIAGE is encoded by the coding sequence ATGAATATAAAAAATATTAGGAACCTTTTTACCACGGTCGCGTTGGCGTCGTCGTTCGTCGCGGGTTTTGTCGGTATCGCGGGGGCGCAGGTGGCGTCGCCGGTTATTACAGAAGTTGCCACCGGTTGTCAGCACTCGCTTGCGTTGACGTCCGGAGGAACCGTTTTCGGATGGGGCAGGAATGATTATGGTCAGGTAGGGGACAATACAATAGTAAACCGTTCAACCCCGACACCAATCTCGGGTTTGAATGGCGTTATCGGAATTGGGGCCGGATGTTATCACTCGGTCGCGGTGAAGTCCGACGGCACGGTTTGGGAATGGGGTTCGATGAATGGTAAGCGCATTCCGACGCAAATTCCCGGTATAACCGGAGTTACCGCGGTTGCCGGTGGTGGCGGTGGCGGCACTGCCGGTGGTGGTTATGACTATTCAATCGCGCTTAAAAACGACGGTACGGTGTGGGCATGGGGGAGCAATATATATGGAAAACTCGGAGATGGAACAACTCTTAACAGGGAAACTCCGGGCCAAGTTCTTAATCTTACAGGGATAACAAAAATTTCCGCAGTAGCGTTGGCGGAACATTCTCTTGCGCTTAAAAACGACGGTACGGTGTGGGCATGGGGAAGAAATAACAGAGGAGAAATCGGTAATGGAACCGGCGGAACCGGACAATTTCAGGCGACACCGGTTCAGGTTTCAAACATTACGGGCGTAGTGGATATCAGCTCCGGTTTCGCGCACTCCTCCGCGGTGACGGGTGACGGGCTGGTGTGGCAGTGGGGATGGAACCGCAGGGGAGAGTACGGCAACGGCACAGGTTCCGATTCTAATATTCCATTACAAACTCCGCCCGGCTTTAACACGGGTAGCAGAATAGCCGGTGGCGTTGCGCATACGCTTATTCTTGAGAATGACAGCGATGTTTGGGGTTCCGGTGAAAATGTCAGCGGACAACTCGGCAACGGCACATTTGTGAATACGCTTACTCCGGTACAGACAGTGATTAGTGGAGTTGCGGCTATCGCGACGGGCGGTAATCAATTTTGCGGAGCTGCCTGCAGTTGGTTCGGTCACTCGTTGGCGATAAAATCCGATACCACCGTCTGGGGCTGGGGATATAACGCGAATGGTCAGGTGGGGGACGGGACGCTCACGAATCGGAATGTTCCGGTGCAGATTTTCTTCGTGCCACTGGTGGATGTGACCCCGCCGACCGCGCCAACCAATGTTGCCGCGAGCGCGTTAAGCAGCGCGCAAATCAACGTAACATGGGGTCCGTCAACCGATAACGTCGGTGTTGCGCAGTATCTTTTGTATCGCTGTGCGGGAGCAAGTTGCGCGCCGGTAACCCAGATTGCGGCTCCAACAGGCACGAGCTACTTTGATGTGGGCCTTACTGGTAGCACGGTATATGGATACAAGGTAGTGGCGGTTGATGCGTCGGGAAATCATAGCGCAGATTCCGCGGTGGTGTACGCGACCACGTTTGCTCCGCCGGATCTCACGGCGCCGACGGTGACTTCTGCCGCAAGTCCGGCATCGGGCACAACGGCAGATTCATTTACGTTCTCCGCTACTGCAACTGATAATGTCGGTGTGCACATGATAACGATTTTTGTTGATGGCATCGCGGTTCAGCAGTGTCTTGCGGCGTCATGTGTATACAGCACGACGTTCGGCGCCGGAACGCACACATATTACGTAGAAGCAACAGATGCCGCGGGAAATATTGGGCGCGATCCGATGACGGGAACAGGCAATGTGAATGTTTTCGCGCCCGGAGAAGATGATGGTGACGGTATTCTAGAGGGAGACGATGAATGTTCGGGAACTGTTGAGGATGCGATTGCGCCGGAAGAAGGACGTTTTATGTGGTCCGGCGGTACGCACTTCAAAACAAAAGATCCGAAATCAAAACAGGTCGTTGATAGCGCATATACCATGACGGATACGCGCGGATGTTCGGCGACGCAAATTCTTTCTCGGAAACCCGGCAATAATTCCGGAGAGTTGAGAAACGGAGCCACAAAGGGTACGATGGATAATTTCATCAGACAGCGGCGACCGTCAGCGACAAGAACCGGCGGGATACCGATTGCGTACGCGGCATCAGAAAGTGACGGATGGTTCGGTACATCATTGTGGTCAACAATAAAGGAATTTTTTGGGATCGCGGGTGAGTAA
- the obgE gene encoding GTPase ObgE — protein sequence MIVDEVKIHIHAGNGGDGKVAFDTSKGGRGVTGGSGGRGGDVYVEGVSNLSALKQFRHKKDFAAGNGENGRAKTLDGANGVDLVLKVPTGTIVHNLDTKSDVEILRVGERVRVARGGRGGKGNFLFKGPRNTSPTQFEEGRPGELFEMLLELRLIADVGLIGLPNAGKSSLLNELTSAAARVADYPFTTLEPNLGVFYGKHGRLILADIPGLIEGASAGKGLGHKFLRHIERTKALLHCIAADNADIRGTYDTVRAELVAHSPGLAEKTEYICLTKTDLLGDKERAVKMKELRKMSKGALVVSIYNPEEIEELRKFLDAMIDEQNQVR from the coding sequence ATGATTGTTGACGAAGTAAAAATTCATATCCATGCCGGAAACGGAGGCGACGGCAAGGTTGCTTTTGATACGTCCAAAGGCGGGCGGGGAGTGACCGGTGGCAGCGGTGGCAGGGGAGGTGATGTATACGTTGAGGGCGTGTCAAATTTGAGCGCCTTAAAACAATTTCGGCACAAAAAAGATTTTGCGGCGGGGAATGGGGAGAACGGAAGGGCGAAGACGTTGGACGGCGCCAACGGTGTGGATCTTGTGCTGAAAGTTCCCACCGGAACGATTGTGCATAATCTGGACACCAAAAGCGACGTGGAAATTTTGCGCGTGGGGGAGAGGGTACGGGTGGCGCGTGGCGGACGGGGCGGCAAAGGCAATTTTCTTTTCAAAGGCCCGCGGAATACCAGCCCCACGCAGTTTGAAGAAGGGAGGCCGGGCGAATTGTTCGAGATGTTGCTGGAGCTGCGCCTCATCGCCGACGTGGGTCTCATCGGATTGCCGAACGCCGGAAAATCATCGCTGTTGAATGAGCTCACGAGTGCCGCGGCGCGCGTTGCGGACTATCCCTTTACAACGCTCGAGCCGAACCTCGGGGTGTTTTATGGTAAACACGGGCGTCTGATTCTCGCGGATATCCCGGGGCTTATTGAAGGTGCTTCCGCCGGTAAAGGGCTGGGGCATAAGTTTCTGCGGCATATTGAACGGACAAAAGCGTTGTTGCATTGCATTGCCGCTGACAACGCCGACATTCGGGGAACTTATGATACTGTACGCGCGGAACTCGTGGCGCACAGTCCCGGACTCGCGGAAAAAACTGAATACATCTGCCTCACAAAAACCGACCTTCTGGGCGACAAGGAACGCGCGGTGAAGATGAAAGAGCTCCGGAAGATGAGCAAGGGCGCGCTTGTAGTTTCTATTTATAACCCCGAGGAAATAGAGGAGCTTCGGAAATTTCTGGATGCTATGATAGACGAGCAAAATCAGGTAAGATAG